The DNA window TTTTATGGTTAGAATCATTTTTTTTAGTATGAGAAACTATCCAACAGGAATAACCTGCGTCATTGCTTTTAGCTCAAGACCTTCACGATCAAAAATGTCATTTTTCTGGCTTTGCCTTGATATTTCTTATTGTTTCCTTGTATAATTTTGAGTTATTTAGCATAGCAGTGGTACTACTCATGTATGTTTTTTCTAATGTTGGTAGGCAATTGATGCCATTGGCAATGGAATCAATCAGTATGATACAGACCAGACTCCAAGATATGTGAATAGTACACACTTGTCTTCACGggttgaaaaattaaatttggaTTGGATTGATCCTGATCAATCAGCTGAAAAGGAAAATGCAACCTTTGATCGTGCAATGGATCTAGCTGGGAGTGAGTTCTTGAATGTAAGCTTTCTCGTGTTGATTTGGATATTGCTGTTATTTCTCCTTTTCAACTAATTTCTCGTGAATTCGATGCTAAATAGATATTAATGTTTTTTATATCGGTTAACTTCATACCTGAAAATGTTTCACTTACGTCCTGGCTGAACCACATTAAAGTGGCTTATGAACTTATGGTTTCAAGTTTAAACTTATtctaagattttttttaaatcagagCATCCGCAGTCGTGCATGATCGTGGTTACCTGCTCGATCAATTGTGATGGAATGTCTCGCAGCGAATATTGATCCTAGCGGAGAAATTATGGTCCTGGATAGATTTTGTCCAGTAAGTGCTTTGGTCAAATCTGGGACAatgtaaatattttttcatttgtaGCTTTGTCAAGAGCAGGCAAACAGCAAGATATTCAGCTTCATACCCATCACCCTATTCTTCATTAATAATGTTTTGTTGATTGTTGTATGTCCATGTTTGTACATCTTAGAGGAGCTCATATTCAAAATGTGTCTCGAAATACAAGTGGTGGACACTTCCTAGTcgtcttttaaaaatatttgaaatgaagAAACTTTATCTGAGAAACCTGGTACTGAAATTTTTACGTCATTATCATTTCTTGAATCTTGAAAGAACTTGCTCTATGGTATTTCAGTGTCCTGTCTCAAAACATTGTTTTATTACATAATACATTGTGCGTGCATTTTTGTTCTTTACTCTAACTAATCTATCCATTATAGAACTTTTGTTCGTGGTTTTTTGGCTTATCttatattcaaaaaaaatttgtagtCTAGCTACTATAACCTTGGAATCTTATGTTTCATGCATCAGCTCTACAAAAGCGTCTTCTCTTAGGATTTTTATGATGCTTTAAGAAATGATGATGgtcatgtttttttaaaaattattaacaaTATTCTCTTTCGATTGCGCTTGCATAATCTCCTTTGCTATTTCTGAATTCAACTCGAACTTCAcctcttttttattttcttgaacAGTGGCAACTTcacctttttgagttcgagcCATCTCTTAAAAATGTTCTTTATAAGGTACTTCTCAAATCTGGCTTTTAAGTTTTTATCCCGTCTTCCGTGATTAATATACTCTCATCCAGTTCTTAAAATTTGTGTCATTTTTTTCACGTTTTCTTTTGGAAATTGTGCTGTTATATTTTTCCTATTCAAAATTGGACGGAAGGATCGATTGTGGCACAAATTTTGTACAAACCCATATCTTTTAATTAATCTCCAGCGATTTGAAAATTGGCTTgtgtagaatttttttttttgtattccAATAATTTATATTTGATAAATCTGCTCATTCTAAGGTTAACCGAGTTTAATGCACAGTAAAATGTTTTAGGACGACCGTAGCAAACAATGGCGAGTTCAGGCAGTGGCAATAGCACCCGACAGATTTGAGAGTCGGAAGGCACTTCCTGTACAGCGGCGTGGTTTGAGAGACGACGAACTCTCTAAAAGAATCGGGAATTCCCGGTTGCGTGTTTGTCCATATGAGCGGGTTTATAGGTCTATGGCGAGAGCTGCTTTGAAGCTTTAACCTATGGAATCAACAATCTAGTCACTTCCTAAAAGAATTGGATTACAAGCTGCTTTATTTGGTTTTATTCGTGTAACTTTCCttgaatttaaatattaatcaaaGTATTAGTTGCTAAATTTCATCGAGGCTGGATAATTGCAAGGAGAACCACAAACATTTAAGGGGCATAGTCAACGTACCAATAGCACTGGTTCGGTACCTGTTGCTATGTGCAGCTTTAGTTTCGTGTCCATTACGTTCATCAACTCAACTTTCAATCCTTAAAATTGTGCAAGTTGCAACCAAGTTTATACATATTTGTTTTCCCACCAATTTACTGAAAATATCCGACAATGTTAAAATCCAAAGTAAGTGccattatattattttggggGAGGAATTTAATTCTATATATTGTGTACcctttttttctaatttttttatttgcaaTCAAGCTTGATTTGCACTTCAACTCTGGTGTTCTCTTGCGACACGCAATTATTTAGACTAACATGGAATCCCGGAGTAGAAAGGTTTCTTGATCATTCTTCTTCCATCTATCTAATTTTCAAACTCGACACCCAATATCCCGACACATAAAACTCTGTCGTTTTGCCATATTGCTAAACCCTCTGTAATTAATTCACTCCAGTCTTTTTGCAAGTGGCACGATGATCAGGTTAGTCTGCGCACTAAGGTTTTCTTCAATTTCCGCACAAAGGACGCCTAGATTCTTGAATTTTTCATCTACTTTCTGGTAATGGGTCAGTGATTGTGATgggttttatttattttttgggtTCTTTTTgtggctttttttttttttttttttttgctgttGAAAGCCTGCTTGGTCTCATATTATTTCCATCCTTTACGATATGATTTCAGAACTGAATTCTTTACAATGACGATTTTGTgggtttttattcatttttcattGTCTTCTTTCTTCTCTCCTGTTTATATCCTTTTTTGAAATTGTTGTAAACAGATAATAATTGGTGGGATAAAAGAAGATAGCATAAATTGACTTTCTCAGGAGACGAAATAGAAATTAAGGTGAAGTCTCTATCCTATCCATGTTTTCAAATGACTTTGGAATTACCAGGAAAGGATCGATGAGTTCGATCTCAAATTACAGGATCTTGATTTGTAGCAGCTGTTATTGAATCGTGGTGTGAATTTTGAGAATCAAATGGCTGAAATGACTGGTCCGAGGTTGTACAGTTGCTGCAATTGTAGAAATCATATTGCCCTTCATGATGATGTAATCTCTAAAGCATTTCAGGTGATGTTTCAGCTAGTTTTCCTCTGCTTTTTTTCGCTACTAAATTTCTTTCAACTTTCTTGATAGATGTTTTTTTGGCTTTTGGACTGGGAGTGAACTCATGTCATATAAATTTTCGGAAAATTCAATAGGGATTCTTTATCATATGATAAACTTCTCAATTCATTTTGTCACTTGTGCTGCGGTAATTCTATTTTAGTGCAGCAGCTGAGCGAATAATAACAAGGAGTGGCGGTAAGCTAGATTTTGGGATTTTATGTTGCATTTTTATAGATCACTTCTGTTTTAGATTTTAATAGCAAGAAAATTTAGTCAGATGTCGGTCCTTACATGTATTGATGGTACTCATGACAGGGAAGAAACGGTCGAGCATTTCTGTTCTCCCACGCTATGAACATTTCTCTGGGCCCTAAAGAAGATAGGCGGCTGATGACCGGCCTTCATACAGTGGCGGATGTCTTTTGCTCGGACTGTCACGAGGAATTGGGGTGGAAATACGAGAAAGCTTATGAGGAAACTCAGAAGTACAAGGAAGGAAAAATCATTCTAGAAAAGTTGAAAATTGTCAAAGAGAACTGGTAGTCTGTGGTAAAGTTCTTGATGTCTCCATATAAAGTGTACAGCATGATTGTCTTCTTGCCCGTCAAAAGATCATCTCATCTTGATGATGCCCTATTCGTTGTTGGTTCTTTTGCATATGTTCCATGTTCGTTGCATAAAAAGCATGTTCAAAGTTCGGGATTTGTGAATGAATGTCTTACCAATTGATGCATGTATCTATGTTGACATCATAAGAGGATTCTTTCAACGGCGCCGATCTTATATTCTGGTTTATGTCGCAATTGCAAGCTCATTAATGTGTTATTGAAACAATTATTGTTCGTCCATCTCATTTTATAACCATCCTCGTGTTTCTCTGATTCTGTAAGAGTTCAGCCATTCTCGAGCTTAAGTTTATATCGGTTGAATGTGTTTTCCCTTCTGGTTTATGACGACATATACACAACAGAACATGAATTAGAAATTGTCACTGCCAAACTATATCTTTTAAGTTATGATCGACGAGTGGATGTGGTAACATTATGATAACAGCTAATTAAGCAGCAGACCCTCTTAAATCAGTTtctatttaaattctttttctgAGAATGTCTGTGCTAACAGAAGTTCAACTCAACTTTTATGCAGTACATTGTATAGATGGTTAAAATGACTTGTAAACTAGCGTAGTTGTCAATGCATCATTggctgaatttttttaatttttttcccatGCGGGTCAAGCGTGAACCTGATAGGTTTGAGCTAGTTATGACAATTGGATCTACAGTGGATAATAACACACTTTAGCATCTTATtaatgagtaggtcttttgtgagacggtttcacgaatctttatatgtgagacggatcaaccctaccaatattcacaataaaaagtaatactcttagtataaaaaaatatttttttatggatgatccaaataaggtATCCGCCTcataaaatatgactcgtgagatcgtctcacacaagtttttgtgtCTTATTAATCCCTATTCCATCTGTCCCAAATCAAATGCCCATTTATTCTTTTACAAATATCCATTAAAAAGATCTGTGGACTAAAAATAGAGCATTTGCACTTGAATGGTAGTGTTTTTGGCACTCCTGCCTAATCCACTTTGAGTTGGTATGTTTAAAATGGGCAAATTTATCCTGGAAGAGCTTTTAAATATATCAAAGCAGATATATAATATTCAAGTAattactcaattatcatatgtttttatatacatattttttatatttgtcttttttctttttgaaaatattgccatACAAGTGCATATGTTCAAGCAATTGCTTGATTATTATATACTCTTGTTGATAACTgttgtaattattttttaaaaattttgagtgaACATTTTATTAGAATATTtcgatttatattatttattaaaaccaTTTTAGTTAccgaaaataaaattatgaaagtgtaaagatataataattattttatttttgaaataaatgaaaatatgatgtttaaTTCTCATCAACTATCTGCTTT is part of the Primulina tabacum isolate GXHZ01 chromosome 18, ASM2559414v2, whole genome shotgun sequence genome and encodes:
- the LOC142533045 gene encoding protein yippee-like At4g27745; the protein is MAEMTGPRLYSCCNCRNHIALHDDVISKAFQGRNGRAFLFSHAMNISLGPKEDRRLMTGLHTVADVFCSDCHEELGWKYEKAYEETQKYKEGKIILEKLKIVKENW